One Glycine max cultivar Williams 82 chromosome 8, Glycine_max_v4.0, whole genome shotgun sequence genomic window, CTCCAACCTCTCATCATCTATCTATTTGCTCCAAACATGGATGCTAAATCTCGGATCTCGCCCACACGTGCGTTCACGCATTTTCTATCGATCTATCTATCTATTTGTGTATTCATAATTcatcactattttctttttgggtTTATTGAGTGTCACTTGTCATggttttatcatgattttgaatAATACAACTTTAACTTGCTTGTAGTTCCTGTACTCATCATGTCATTGAGATACTTAAGGACCAAGTTTGGAGTTTCATCAAATAGGAACTTACTTCTCAGATTTAATACATTTTGCGTTATCAAGGGTGGGACTAGAAAATTGTGTAGTATGTGGTGAACGAGATAGATACTGTTGAAACTGATATGCTACTTGTGAGTTGTGTGATGTGACTCGTGTTGTTGCAAAACCTTGTTGCATCTGATACACAAATTTAAGTTGTTGTTCTTTTGTACTATTTCGatggtaaaaagaaaaattttccaATTCTATTTCTACATTTTCCCAAACGAATTTTGTTGATTAGATTGACAGTGTTGTTTATGAaacattgttatatatatacttcttcTCTGTGTCTGGCTCAATCAGGATTGTAGGATTTGTGAAGCCTCGTACCAAAAATATAGTCTATTTACTTCCCTTCTGCATGTTCTTAAGATGGAGCTGTTTTGCTTATCACTTTGATCTTCACTTCATTTAAGAAACAAGTTTTATGACACTGTATATTCTAAAATGTCGTAGTTCTTGCACTTTGATCTCCCTCAGGTCTGACAGATAAGAAGTGTGTGCCATGCAATCTGAAGGAATTGCGACCAATGAGTGAGGATGCAGCACACACTCTAATGCCACAGGTTTGTATCTGTCAATTCAAGGTTTCTAAGTCTCTTGGACTGGCAAATTGACCTCAGGGGGTTTCATTTAGAAACTAATTCCCAACCAGGGTCGGTGTTTCATGTTTTGTGTAAGCGTTTCACCAAGGAGCATGGCAAAACACATATTTTGCCAAGAAGAACAGAAATAGTCATTTATTTCGCCAAGAGGAACTGCCGAATGGGCTCTAGGTGCAGTGTGCGTCAGAGTAGGGGTGAGGAGGGTGCAGTGTATTTCGCCACGCCATCCGTACTGACGAAATAGCtggttatataataaaaaaatagtttcgcCATCCGTACCGGCGAAATGGCACTTTTCCTACGAAGAAGTGGTTGAAACTGCTGAACAACAATTGGGTTGGTTACTGTTTTGCACCCCAGTGGTGCTAATTCTCATAGTTCGTTGGTTATCATCAATGGAAAATTCATATTGGTTCTTCTCTGCTTCATTACCGGGGGAAAGGCAGGGGCGAACTCACCAAGGCCTTTCAGAAGGGAGCTCTCCTTGGGGTGTGGCTCAACCATCtggaagtgaaaaaaaaaagaagaagcaagcaGCACCATTTAAACAAGGTTTGGCATGAGTTGAAAAggtaaaatcaaaatgaaagatCAGGCTTCTTTATGTACTTCCACTTTTTTAAGACAAAAATCTTGATATAAAGAAGCTGCAAAGATTATTATATGAGACAACtgttaaacaaaacaaaagcaaaagctGTTTTGCCGGTACGGATAGCGAACCGTTCCTGTTTCGCCAGTACCGACGGCGAAATCCGTAGCACGTGTCATCCTGCTGATATTTCGCTCCTGGCAATGGCGAAATACTTGTAGAAACCGACCCCCCGGGaataacttttaaaacaaaCCCTGTTAGATAATAAGTTTCTAAATAGAACCCCTTCAAGTCAATTAGCCCTCTTGGACTCATGGTCTTGGATATTGATATTGAGTGGTTAGGTTGCTGAGTGGAATTTGGTAAACGAAGATGGTGTCATGAAGCTGAGGCGGTCATGGGCAGTAAAGACTTTCACCAAAGGATTGGAATTTTTCAGGATAGTAGCTGTTCTTGCTGAAAATGAAGGTATCAtgctctattttcattttattactaATCTCATTTTAAAGGGTACACATTACAAAATGTAACCAAGAAGATGTTAACAATGCAGGTCATCATCCTGATCTTCACCTTGTTGGCTGGAATAATGTTACAATAGAGATTTGGACTCATGCTGTTGGTATGAATTATTCATTGTTCAACTTCAAGTTATTTAATCAAAAGCTGCTAGATGAGAAATAATGTCAAAGTACCATGTATTAGGCACTATTgacttttaatgaaatttaaaaattatttatttaatagagtTGGTGCCTACTAGCTTGCAGTCATCATGGATTAATCAGCACAGTTCTTTCTGGCTTGCTTCCAATTTCTCTTTCATTATGCATTccttaatttaaattcaatatgTACGTTGTAAATTATAACCCTTATATTTACAAAGGATTCTGGTTTTAATCGCATGCTTCTCTGGAAAGCAAATTAATTTCTCCCTCTTCGGAGAGAGAAAACAGTAGCATATTCaatggatttgtgaaacttacCCTTTCATTACAGATTACATGATGAATCCCTCCAGAAGCTTCCGTCATAATTCATGACAAATAAGCTTCAGTTTCCATTTTGTTATTTGCATGAAGTGTGTTGTGACGTGAACAGGAAaggaagagaaacaaaaaattcagTTTCCATTTGCATATGTAGTAAATGATTTCAGTAATGTCATGGGTTAACCATATTAAGATGATTTGGTGGTTCAATCTAGCATGTTCCGTTTGTTgttttttagtagttttttttttcttaaattactaCCATATACTGATGCATGTTCGTGCAGGTGGGTTGACAGAAAATGATTTCATACTTGCTGCTAAGATTGATAAGCTTGATGTGCTTGACCTACTTAGACGGAAGCCTTCAGACTGAGTCAATAGTGTTAAGAAGTACTGTAGTATTTGCAAATTACCCGTCTTTTTGcagtaatattttgttttaagatGGTGAATTACACTGCATGTTaggtatttttatgaattattcgaaaataaaataaatattttcaatcaaaataacTAATCACTTTTAGTTACCATAATTAatgattagaaaataaaataaaaaataaaaaatatagcgGCATTTGgtggaaaaaaatatcaatatgaaATCCCTACGTGTCATATGGATTTTGAGCAGAAAAAATCCCAAGCCTCAATTCATATGGATTAGAGTAGTATAATCCTAAGGTAGGCAAAGGTTTGtaattctatatatttttaaaaattattatttatttacgttgtatatatttttatttatttttatattaaaattttcatgaacaaaaaatgaaaaaaatatatattcttctCAGTTTtacgtataaaaaaaattgaatttagatATATGTTATATAATTAAAGTAGCATAATTTTAAAGTAGGTAAACATTTGAAATTCTACCTATctttaagttattatttatttatgttgtacatattttaattttttattttaattttttatactaaaatgtccatggaaaaaaaatgaaaataaatattcgatcatgttttttttttcttttctacttcATATTAATTATCTGAATGTGAACCACTCATAAATTTTGGTGCGTAGATCATCCataacattatattattatatgatataaatgaaaataaattttgattttattttgttcacGAGAAATATTCtacagtattttttaaataacttacaAGTCTAACAGTGGACATATGTAATGCAAGTTATCTCATAGAAAGATTCATGTTAACATATATCGTTATTACCCTTTCTCGAGTAAAGAGAAGATTATCAAGATGTTCTAATTTGTCAATACCCCAATTACGTGAACTTCACGATCTGCGAGGATAAGTCAATCCATTTCTTTTCTTACACCCCAGCTGCTTTTGCAAGTAACAACTTAGACTCCTTAATGATAAGACACTTCATATATTTGTTATCACATTCTTTGCTTGAGGAGTTGCTCTTCAAGCTCCCCAATCTTACTATAGAGTCTATGCTAATAGACAAGGTCCTTAcctcatttttttcctattcatAAGAATGAAGACaaataatatacataaaaatagtaatataagTTTAACTGCAAAAACATTACTGGTTCTCTTTAACCTCAAGCACATTCCAAGTTCCAAGTCTACACATTATTACAAACTTTTAGTCCCAACCTTCAAACACAACAAACCATAAAATAATACAATCCAAGCTATTTTTTCTCTAGTTTTTTGCAATAAACTAAAGAAagacaaacaaacacatttATTTTCACATTTAACCCGAATTGTTACATGCATGAAAGAAAATATCTAAGAAAAATACTCATTGGAGGCAGCAAAGATGGGTTGCAACCGCTGATACACCTCATCGTTGTTTGTCCACTCCAACTCATCCCACCACTCTTGCTGCCCTTTAATGGACTTTAAGTTGACTGCATTGTCACTGTCTAGTGGTAAAGTTTTCAACTTAGGACAGTTATGTATCCTTAACAGCTCCAAAGAGGACCAAGCCAATGTATGAGTTGAGCATATAGTATTAAAGTTAGGCAAGTTAACCAGCAGAAGCATTTCTAGTTTTGGAAGCACATCCTTTTCTGGTTCAATGTCTTTGCTGATCAGTATTTCAATTTTTGAACAATCTTCAAGTTTCAGGTTTTGAAGTTCTGAAAAATGTTGAATTGCTCCATTGCTGAAAATTTCTCTCAGTGATGGACAATTCTTCAATGACAAAGTATGCAATTTGGAAAAGGTTCCACTGTGCAAGGGACCTCTAAAAACACATTTCAAATTGAGCAAATTTTCCAAATACAATTTCTCCAAATTTGGTAAGATGACTCTTGTTTCTATTTGGATTCCATTCATGGTGTTGCTACTTGTATCAGCTGACACAATTGTTAAAACtttgttgcattttttaatcaaaagacCACGAATGCGTTCCAAACACACTATGCCAGCAAAATTTGACAACTTTTTGATATCTTTATGGCAAACTAATTCAAATGCATCAGTTTTTGGTAGTACCTCAATAATTGCCGAGTCATCCTCCTGTCCACCATTGCAGTACCTCAAATAATTAGTAATTTTGTACTCAAAAGATTCAAGTATTTGAGGTCGCCTTGAATTTTGGCAACCCACAAAGAATCTAAATGAATTTTGTTGCTTACAACTCCATGATTTACTTCTTGAAAGAAATTCTCTAAGAATGATTGAGGAGGGAAAACAACATCGGAGATCTGTTACATTTTCCAAAGAAGCCACATGTTGTAAAACATTTTCAGCATCATTGCACCATTGTTCATAGGATATGACTTGAATGGTTAATTCTTCCAACCTATGAAGCTTTGAAATCACATGAACATTTTGAGCATCATCTTCACTTGCAACGAATGGGATTCGCAGGCATCTTAGATTAGTCAAACATCCAATTTGTAGAGGTATGAAAGTTACTTTAGTATCTCGTATGTCAAGGACCTCTAGAAATTGAAGTGATCCAATTTCAGATGATAATGATTCCAAGAGCTCGCAACGGTTCAAGAATAAACCCCTTAGACCAGTCAATTTTGATAAAGACGATGGCAGTTGTGTAATCATGCTACCATACAAGTCTAACAGAAGTAGACTGCTCATGTTCTCAAAAAAAGTTTGGGGTATTGTAGTTAGTTTGGGATTTTTTCGCAGCAACAATGTCAAAACCATGCTGCGATCTTGGCGTGTTGGTAAATCAAGCAATTGTCTCATAGAGACCCACCTAGACTGCTGCCAAGCTTTTGAATTTGAGAGATTTTCAGATTCTTCACCATCTTGGAGATAAAAGCTACACTCAGGATCTTTGGAGGATATGTGTAATGCAAGTTGCCTCATACAATGATTCATGTTGACATATATCATTGATTCCCCTTTCTCTAGTAAAGAGACATTAGCAAGATGTTCTAATATGTCAATACCACAATTGCGTGCACTTCGATATGACCTTTTGTCATTTATATCACCAAGTAAACCTTGTGCTGCCCAACACTCCACTAAATAATCAGTGTAAACCTTGCTATCTACAGGATACAGTGAAGTGTATAGAAAGCATTTCTGCTTCTTTTTATCTTTGAGTTCATCATAACAGAATTTCAGACATGAGTACAACTCTTGTAAACCTTGGTTTTGAAGTTCTGGCCAAGGTTTAAGATCTTCAAGTCCCACCGACCAACTTGAAGCAGACTCTTTCAATTTAAAAGAATTCGCTATGTTGTAAATGAGAAGTGGAAGACAAGAGCACCTTTGGCATACAAGTTGGGCTATAGGTTGAATGTCAAGGGAATCAATCTTAGGATTAAAGGCATGAACAGTATCTCTGAACATCTTCCATGCTTCGTCAGGAGTTAGCTCCTCGACTTTGACGAGCCTCTGCACCCTATTCAACTTATAAACTCGAGGGAATCGAGTGGCAATTACAACCTTACTGCCATTGATGCCAGTTGGAATTCCCAACTGCTCCAAATTGATGGCATCCTCAACCTCAtccaaaatcaataaatacttCTTCTTTTCTAGCTCTTTGTGTATTCTTCTTGCAACATCATCACTATGCTCCTTGTTGGTTCCTATGTCCAGCATCAACCGATTAGCAATTTTCTCTTGAAGCATATGATCATCAGTTGTGGCTTTCACAAAAATGACAATTTCAAACAGTTTAGCAACCTCTTCATTGTTGTTTAGGTTCCGCATTATTGTTGTTTTCCCCACCCCTTTAGTTCCACACACTCCAATGACTTTAATCTTATTATTTCTTAGCAAACCCAGAGTCTTTTCCAAGGCATCTTGAAGGGTTGGATATCCACTTATCCGTGGGACATTTAACTCCTTTAAGACAGGCTCTGGTGGTTTATCAACAAGAAAATCTCTTAAACATTCATCCTTCACAAGTTCACGAACACAGTTGCTCTTCTTCACCATATTTTCACTCAGACGTGAACGTCGACGAATACGCCACCAGGGTAGcattttttctttgtatttaaCTTTCAGCTTCTGCACTTCTTCTGCGGCATCTGATACCCTGTTTGTCCAAAGCTTGTAAGCATTAGTGGTGTCTTTGTGGTTGTTTCTTTGAATCTCCCTCTCTTTATCCTTCTTTATTGCAAGTAGCTTCTCCATGTCTTTGAGCAAAATGTTGTAGTTGTCATCAAGGTTTCTGGAAGATGCAATTTTAGATGCAATTGTAGTATGTAATTCTCCAACCCCAAGCGCTCCCACCTCTCCAACAAGAGGGGCGACAACCTCAACCCCCGACATTATGAAATTTCAAAGCCTACAATAcattaacaaagaaaataaaataaaaggttatAATCATATAAGACACCAAATCAACGTATAGAAATTCTAGACATCAGCGGTATAGAATTTCAATGTATACACAAACATAGCAGTTTTATTCAATATGGATATGTATGTAACACCCAAACCCAAAACTTCAATATGTAAAAACTAATGATTCAACCATTTACTAGTACACTTGATCATTATTTATGCACcttaagttttctttttctgtttgataGTAAAAGCAAttcaaatatacattaaaaacttaaattctAAAGCAATCATtaagaaacacaaaaaaattagaatttaaaagtAGTGACTTATTGAAACTGATATGCATAATCATTGGAATCTATCTCAGGAGGAATCAGGAGCAACAGTTAAGAAAGATTCATGTATGTCTACCTCTGCCAGCGGCTGTTGTGCATAGATCTCCTGATTTTGCAAAATGATGGGCAAGTCAGTCAACCCATGTGCAGCACCAAAGATGTGTTTGTTAAGTCGTCTTAGATAATcaacaacttatttaatttataaatttgttctAGCTTAacaacttttaattttgttaaaaaatatcacttttaagCATTGCATTAACGTATAATTGTTTTTGTCAAATATAGTTTGAAAGCTattgattataaaatatttagtaaaattatcTAACAAACTAATTATTCCATACATATAAAATAACGTAAAAGACCCAACTTAGATATGTTAGTCTGCGtgtgtataattaaaaatgtaacaGATTTATATGGATATGGATTATTTACTATTATTaggtataatataattataaaaaaaattaaaagtgaaataattaaatatacaaatataatttgttgaAAATACGAGGGTTAATTAGGAAGGagtaaaatattatcatttttagaaattaacagacaaaaaaaactcataaaacttttatcttaaaagttatatttttggaaattattgtattttagagaaagatgaaaaaaaaaatagaatatacaGAATCAAACTACTCAAGACTTAAGAGTGGTCAGAATTGAGATCCATCTCAAGGGTGAGTGAGGAATCAGAAGCAAGAATTAAGAGAGATTTATGATTGTGTACCTCTGCGAGTGAGCAACCTTTGCCGATAGTTGTTCTTCACCCTGATTTTGCAAAATGATCGAACAAGTGTTTCATTATTGCTTGCTCTATGTGGAATAAGTCAACGCGTTTAGTCACTTGACTTGAGTGTGTGGTGTCCGCTCAATACCAATATAGGACAAAAAGTAAAGATAATGGTATTGATTATGAttagacatatatatatatatatatatatatatatatatatatatatatatatatatataattacttttactttttaatcaAATACTACATCTGATTATGCACATgtaatatatgattaaaataaataaatatatttaaaaaaccgaatttattttattatttaatgtgtttgaataaaagctataattttatttttcaataaatatacctttttatatgattttaaattttcagtCAGTTAATAACGGATTCCACGGTCTGTTTGACATTATTAACTGAAAAAGCTAACTTTTTTAATGAAACGAGTAAAAGCCATGAGGAAAGATCATGAAAGTAACATCTGCTAAaatatgtcaaaaaaaaaacaaaaaaaactgcCTAAATAGCACCAtacagaaaagaagaaataaactcGAAAATCTTCACATGACCCCACACAAAAGTATAGGCATAATTTGCTAGCAAATCCGCAAGTTGATTGTCCTGGCGTAAGGTATGAGAATTGAGACCAACTGAAAAGCTaactaataaatgaaaattaggCGAGAGTTGAATATAATGTTTGACAAGTAAAATTACAATTAGTTATATTCCTTTCATCTAAAACATAGAGGGACAGAATCACAGAGACGGTattgatttttatgatattcttttggtaatttttttttaaaaaaaaaacccaagacATGTACTGATATTGCAAAACGATTATTATCTAAAGAATATTCGTTTCTATTCTGCTAAATCAAACATTAAGTGAAAACGAAGATGTTTACAGCCAAGGCAAAGACATATAAATAACTCTGTTTACCGTTTAGCAATAGCATGTACTCGAATGTAAACATAGTCCAAAAGAAATTTACTACTAAGATTGTAATATATGAACCAGAAAGGTTGTAATTGCATCCTTCACGTTCCTAACCCATGCGATATCTAATTAATTCTGATCTAATATCTGTTATCACATTCTCTGCCTCATGGAGTTGTGCTTCAATCTCTGcgatctttcttttattttttgatgagGTCTCTGCTTCGGTTTTCTATTGATAAGACAGCAGTTAATACCATTTTTTGAAACAAGAACACGACAAAGGAAAATTTTACAGATGAAACATTCatatgaaatatgaaaaaaaaaacattttttgaatactaaataaataattaaagtcaaCTTAACCAATGTACATAAAATTGAATATCCTACAGTATACTTATCTTTTTATACATACTTGAGGAAGATACTGAGACAATGCAGCCTGGATGGTGGTTTGAACCTGACTGCTGATCTCCTGCATCTCACTTTGACGATCCAATAGACGAGCTTCTATCTCCTTGCATTTCAGCCGCTCCTCCTCTAGACAGGACTCAACCTCAACAAGTTTAGCTTTTatttcattgcattctttcccaGCATTCTCTGTCTCCCTTTTCTGAGCATCCAGTTCAGCCTGTAGCTGTTGAATTCTACCTGAGCTTGATGATGATGACCTTAGTCCTGCTCCAAAACCTTGCATAAATGATTCCTTCCCAACCACTGTCTTGAAGGCAGTATTAATAATTTCTTGTTCCATTGTTTCCACCACTTCCTGAGAATCTTCTATTTGACATCTCTTCTCATTAATTTGTTCAGCAACTTTGTCCTACAATGAATTGGTACAACAATTATCCATATAGAGAAGACAGGGaacatcaaatcaaattatacataaaaaaatgtagCAGTAATCTAAAATGCAGTTACATTGATTTCCTTAGATGCTTCGTCAATCCATTCCCCGTTGTCCCTTTTGTGTGTCAACTGCCAAAAAGTCTGCAAATCGGGCTCCTTTCCAGTCACTGGGTCACGCTGTTGAAATTATATGCTTATTCAACATTACACAAAAAATGTCATACAATTACATGTGACGATCATAGGAGCAAACATTGAGTTAAACAGAATCTCACTGCATCATAGCTGACTGCTAGAAAGGATTTTGACCCAGTAGTATGATGTATCCGGTGTTTTGCCTTATTTGCCTTGTTTTTTGAACTTATTATCTGAAGATTGACATAGAGcatgttatgaaatttattgacATCCACAGGGCAGAATGGTGTATAGGCCAGTAGCATAAATTAATGTACCTCAAAATAAGGGCTGCTAAAATAATCAACCAAGAATTGCCAATCAGAGTCATAAATATCATCAGGGACATGCTTCAAGGCCTCCTCCTTTGTTTCAAACTTTAAGTAATATTCATGAAGCCTGGAGCGCCAATTCTGATATAAACGGCCTGCTTCACACAGAATAGCCTTCCGTACCATATCTGTATCTGGAAGTCTCCAATTGTT contains:
- the LOC100805509 gene encoding uncharacterized protein isoform X5, which encodes MASSSFFISPWMPTTFIILSVIHFTAYQNSFFGAMPKRKGRGRPKGSHVQKEVKESADGEFAIPNIPLNGLKADPDFIEEQEGGSILPRKKGRGRPKGSRAQNCQVHGNLNSRINPSNMVEVAPGCEEPEDEVVPDKNGQERPRGSRGQYCQENADYENFYSNPSNMMEVNPGFDMPRKGGLWQPRESINQEIHQQNADDIIAKPKRKGRGQTKGLTLQMKRQQSADGKLDVLIHPTKLVAVGPGRNDFITDLSLIVRQNARLNVRQWKKVPQSTRDTIVQNILNNWRLPDTDMVRKAILCEAGRLYQNWRSRLHEYYLKFETKEEALKHVPDDIYDSDWQFLVDYFSSPYFEIISSKNKANKAKHRIHHTTGSKSFLAVSYDARDPVTGKEPDLQTFWQLTHKRDNGEWIDEASKEINDKVAEQINEKRCQIEDSQEVVETMEQEIINTAFKTVVGKESFMQGFGAGLRSSSSSSGRIQQLQAELDAQKRETENAGKECNEIKAKLVEVESCLEEERLKCKEIEARLLDRQSEMQEISSQVQTTIQAALSQYLPQKTEAETSSKNKRKIAEIEAQLHEAENVITDIRSELIRYRMG
- the LOC100805509 gene encoding uncharacterized protein isoform X4, whose protein sequence is MASSSFFISPWMPTTFIILSVIHFTAYQNSFFGAMPKRKGRGRPKGSHVQKEVKESADGEFAIPNIPLNGLKADPDFIEEQEGGSILPRKKGRGRPKGSRAQNCQVHGNLNSRINPSNMVEVAPGCEEPEDEVVPDKNGQERPRGSRGQYCQENADYENFYSNPSNMMEVNPGYAVDMPRKGGLWQPRESINQEIHQQNADDIIAKPKRKGRGQTKGLTLQMKRQQSADGKLDVLIHPTKLVAVGPGRNDFITDLSLIVRQNARLNVRQWKKVPQSTRDTIVQNILNNWRLPDTDMVRKAILCEAGRLYQNWRSRLHEYYLKFETKEEALKHVPDDIYDSDWQFLVDYFSSPYFEIISSKNKANKAKHRIHHTTGSKSFLAVSYDARDPVTGKEPDLQTFWQLTHKRDNGEWIDEASKEINDKVAEQINEKRCQIEDSQEVVETMEQEIINTAFKTVVGKESFMQGFGAGLRSSSSSSGRIQQLQAELDAQKRETENAGKECNEIKAKLVEVESCLEEERLKCKEIEARLLDRQSEMQEISSQVQTTIQAALSQYLPQKTEAETSSKNKRKIAEIEAQLHEAENVITDIRSELIRYRMG
- the LOC100805509 gene encoding uncharacterized protein isoform X3, which encodes MASSSFFISPWMPTTFIILSVIHFTAYQNSFFGAMPKRKGRGRPKGSHVQKEVKESADGEFAIPNIPLNGLKADPDFIEEQEGGSILPRKKGRGRPKGSRAQNCQVHGNLNSRINPSNMVEVAPGCEEPEDEVVPDKNGQERPRGSRGQYCQENADYENFYSNPSNMMEVNPGCKKEQEDVDMPRKGGLWQPRESINQEIHQQNADDIIAKPKRKGRGQTKGLTLQMKRQQSADGKLDVLIHPTKLVAVGPGRNDFITDLSLIVRQNARLNVRQWKKVPQSTRDTIVQNILNNWRLPDTDMVRKAILCEAGRLYQNWRSRLHEYYLKFETKEEALKHVPDDIYDSDWQFLVDYFSSPYFEIISSKNKANKAKHRIHHTTGSKSFLAVSYDARDPVTGKEPDLQTFWQLTHKRDNGEWIDEASKEINDKVAEQINEKRCQIEDSQEVVETMEQEIINTAFKTVVGKESFMQGFGAGLRSSSSSSGRIQQLQAELDAQKRETENAGKECNEIKAKLVEVESCLEEERLKCKEIEARLLDRQSEMQEISSQVQTTIQAALSQYLPQKTEAETSSKNKRKIAEIEAQLHEAENVITDIRSELIRYRMG
- the LOC100805509 gene encoding uncharacterized protein isoform X1; its protein translation is MASSSFFISPWMPTTFIILSVIHFTAYQNSFFGAMPKRKGRGRPKGSHVQKEVKESADGEFAIPNIPLNGLKADPDFIEEQEGGSILPRKKGRGRPKGSRAQNCQVHGNLNSRINPSNMVEVAPGCEEPEDEVVPDKNGQERPRGSRGQYCQENADYENFYSNPSNMMEVNPGCKKEQEDDAVDMPRKGGLWQPRESINQEIHQQNADDIIAKPKRKGRGQTKGLTLQMKRQQSADGKLDVLIHPTKLVAVGPGRNDFITDLSLIVRQNARLNVRQWKKVPQSTRDTIVQNILNNWRLPDTDMVRKAILCEAGRLYQNWRSRLHEYYLKFETKEEALKHVPDDIYDSDWQFLVDYFSSPYFEIISSKNKANKAKHRIHHTTGSKSFLAVSYDARDPVTGKEPDLQTFWQLTHKRDNGEWIDEASKEINDKVAEQINEKRCQIEDSQEVVETMEQEIINTAFKTVVGKESFMQGFGAGLRSSSSSSGRIQQLQAELDAQKRETENAGKECNEIKAKLVEVESCLEEERLKCKEIEARLLDRQSEMQEISSQVQTTIQAALSQYLPQKTEAETSSKNKRKIAEIEAQLHEAENVITDIRSELIRYRMG
- the LOC100805509 gene encoding uncharacterized protein isoform X6 yields the protein MPKRKGRGRPKGSHVQKEVKESADGEFAIPNIPLNGLKADPDFIEEQEGGSILPRKKGRGRPKGSRAQNCQVHGNLNSRINPSNMVEVAPGCEEPEDEVVPDKNGQERPRGSRGQYCQENADYENFYSNPSNMMEVNPGCKKEQEDDAVDMPRKGGLWQPRESINQEIHQQNADDIIAKPKRKGRGQTKGLTLQMKRQQSADGKLDVLIHPTKLVAVGPGRNDFITDLSLIVRQNARLNVRQWKKVPQSTRDTIVQNILNNWRLPDTDMVRKAILCEAGRLYQNWRSRLHEYYLKFETKEEALKHVPDDIYDSDWQFLVDYFSSPYFEIISSKNKANKAKHRIHHTTGSKSFLAVSYDARDPVTGKEPDLQTFWQLTHKRDNGEWIDEASKEINDKVAEQINEKRCQIEDSQEVVETMEQEIINTAFKTVVGKESFMQGFGAGLRSSSSSSGRIQQLQAELDAQKRETENAGKECNEIKAKLVEVESCLEEERLKCKEIEARLLDRQSEMQEISSQVQTTIQAALSQYLPQKTEAETSSKNKRKIAEIEAQLHEAENVITDIRSELIRYRMG
- the LOC100805509 gene encoding uncharacterized protein isoform X2; this encodes MEIMFTQYQSHLKFETRGFKHQKWNPQNSFFGAMPKRKGRGRPKGSHVQKEVKESADGEFAIPNIPLNGLKADPDFIEEQEGGSILPRKKGRGRPKGSRAQNCQVHGNLNSRINPSNMVEVAPGCEEPEDEVVPDKNGQERPRGSRGQYCQENADYENFYSNPSNMMEVNPGCKKEQEDDAVDMPRKGGLWQPRESINQEIHQQNADDIIAKPKRKGRGQTKGLTLQMKRQQSADGKLDVLIHPTKLVAVGPGRNDFITDLSLIVRQNARLNVRQWKKVPQSTRDTIVQNILNNWRLPDTDMVRKAILCEAGRLYQNWRSRLHEYYLKFETKEEALKHVPDDIYDSDWQFLVDYFSSPYFEIISSKNKANKAKHRIHHTTGSKSFLAVSYDARDPVTGKEPDLQTFWQLTHKRDNGEWIDEASKEINDKVAEQINEKRCQIEDSQEVVETMEQEIINTAFKTVVGKESFMQGFGAGLRSSSSSSGRIQQLQAELDAQKRETENAGKECNEIKAKLVEVESCLEEERLKCKEIEARLLDRQSEMQEISSQVQTTIQAALSQYLPQKTEAETSSKNKRKIAEIEAQLHEAENVITDIRSELIRYRMG